From Scomber scombrus chromosome 9, fScoSco1.1, whole genome shotgun sequence, one genomic window encodes:
- the gdpd2 gene encoding glycerophosphoinositol inositolphosphodiesterase GDPD2 — MSQDDSCCVVCSRVLYSCHLNQSSRNKRKYACCWFSAVTLVSLLSLCWMYICLVTYNDREDVNWEGFAKLKRWVNWFMVVIIVSTVLTSYCVLLLVFALFQVALREPLNLHWLHKILLFFGVLFISFGVVGISLKWRQEWPTVPLSLQATAPFLQFGAVGALTLLSSFVFQGFHMAKDKCSKFLIATVFVVVSAAIFLCPLLIDSPCLIELQELPEKPKLIGHRGAPMLAPENTMMSFNRSIACGVTAFETDVQLSKDRIPFLMHDYSSGFLRRTTNVKEKFPGIDFNYSGNLTWEGLQSLNAGEWFLKTDPFRSVSQLSKEERETAGNQTIPSLLQLLNLAKQTDISVIFDLRCANPENDTVDTVSTILESGIDPSLILWLPPKQRDYVNMTAPGFIQIYDNESDMDNEGGKHLNVKYSKFSTQKIRDLREKNITVNLWVVNERWLFSLLWCAGASSVTTNSCHLLQNMTQPDWVMARHIYRIIWISVDILSILMMFALYIFQWIRETGKQQYFSLE, encoded by the exons TATGCATGCTGCTGGTTCTCAGCTGTCACTCTGGTCTCCCTGCTTTCCCTATGCTGGATGTACATTTGTCTGGTTACCTATAATGACCGAGAGGATGTTAACTG GGAAGGCTTCGCAAAACTGAAACGCTGGGTGAACTGGTTCATGGTAGTGATCATCGTGTCCACAGTGTTAACCagctactgtgttctactgctG GTCTTTGCACTGTTTCAAGTTGCTTTGAGGGAACCACTCAACCTACATTGGCTGCATAAG atcttgttgttttttggtgtgCTATTCATCTCCTTTGGAGTCGTGGGAATCAGTTTGAAGTGGCGACAAGAATGGCCgactgttcctctctctctgcag GCCACAGCTCCTTTCCTGCAGTTTGGAGCCGTTGGAGCTTTGACCCTGCTGAGCTCGTTTGTCTTCCAAGGCTTCCACATGGCCAAGGacaaat GCTCGAAGTTCCTGATTGCGACTGTCTTTGTAGTGGTGTCAGCAGCCATCTTCCTATGTCCGTTGCTTATTGACTCACCTTGTCTGATAGAACTGCAGGAATTACCTGAAAAACCAAAGCTCATTGGCCACCGAGGTGCACCAATG CTGGCTCCGGAGAACACCATGATGTCGTTCAATAGGAGCATAGCGTGCGGCGTGACGGCCTTTGAGACAGACGTTCAACTCAG TAAAGACAGAATTCCCTTCTTGATGCATGACTATTCCTCTGGGTTCTTGAGGAGAACGACAAACGTTAAAGAGAAGTTCCCTGGCATTGACTTCAACTACAGCGGCAACCTGACCTGGGAGGGATTACAGAGTCTGAATGCAGGTGAATGGTTCTTAAAG ACAGATCCTTTCCGTTCAGTGTCCCAGCTCTctaaagaggaaagagaaacagCGGGGAATCAGACAATACCTTCCTTACTTCAGCTCCTCAACCTTGCCAAGCAGACCGATATCTCAGTGATATTTGACCTACGTTGTGCCAACCCGGAAAATGACACAGTGGACACAGTCAGCACCATCTTGGAGTCTGGCATTGACCCAAGCCTG ATCCTCTGGCTTCCTCCAAAACAAAGAGACTATGTTAATATGACTGCTCCAGGCTTCATCCAGATCTATGACAATGAAAGTGATATGGATAATGAAGGAGGGAAGCACCTGAATGTGAAATACAGCAAGTTCTCTACACAAAAAATCAG GGACCTTcgggaaaaaaacatcacagtgaacCTGTGGGTGGTTAATGAGCGTTGGCTGTTCTCTCTGCTGTGGTGTGCAGGCGCCAGCTCCGTTACCACCAACTCCTGCCACCTCCTGCAAAATATGACCCAGCCTGACTGGGTTATG gcaCGTCACATATACCGAATAATATGGATTTCAGTGGATATTTTATCTATTCTGATGATGTTCGCTCTCTACATATTTCAGTG GATCAGGGAAACAGGGAAACAACAATACTTCAGCCTGGAGTGA